From Daucus carota subsp. sativus chromosome 6, DH1 v3.0, whole genome shotgun sequence:
TGTCCTACGATTAGTTATAATATTGGAGTTGTTCGTCTGGCATGTGCAAATTACAGATCTGTGAGTAGCATACATCTCTGCTATGTATCGGACACTTGAGTGAGTTgcacataataaaaataaagttcGAAATATTTGAAATCCAAGTGATCCTCACAAGTAACGAAATTTGTTGTTTACTCTTCGTTACAATTGGTGGATGGCATTTTCAATGGAATTTGAACTGCAAGTTTCTTATCATAAAAAGATTCTCCTACTGCAGTGTTACAGAATTCAATGAATTTACAGTTTACATCCCGCTTTGTTAGTAGGTTGAGTAATTATGTAGCTACTTATTCTACTTTCAGGGCtcattagtttattaatataaacaagCAAGCATATAGAAATCACTAGTTGTATCAATTATCATGGACTTCAACTCATGCCATCTCTTAATTTCTCCAGAATCTGAGATTAGTTTATAGTTTGAGTTGAACATGTGCTAGCCCTTGATCTCGGGAGccatctatatatttttattttcttgtgtaTTATTTTATACTAACACTGTATGATATACCtcttttcaaaaagaaaaaactgtATGATATACCTGCCACTTTTCAAGGTCAACAGACTTTAATTAATTGCACTAAATGGTTGGTACTTATTACTAACAGTTAGAGCAGTAAAATGTAGTATTTTAAACTATTGCTTCTCCTACATCATTTATCTGTATCATTTCTTTATTATCCTTCTCTAATCTTGACTACAAGATCGTATGAAATTTTGTTGTTCGTATTCTGCACCGATgtaattttgacaaaaaaaatatgacgAGTTATATGTCTTGTTCTATTGGTCTGGTGTGGTGTTAGATGACTACTTAAAGTCTTACAATTTTGCTGGTCTTCTATTCTATAAAACCCACAATGAAGTGGCTTTTGCTTGGATGCTCCCTAGTTTTACTGCATATATCCCCCTGAACAATTATTATTGTTGACTTGAAACTGAGAATGTTAATCTCATCCTTGTATGTATACTTCTAATGGGACAGAATGCAACTGGCTATGGTTTGACTAATTCTTGGTCATCACTGAAGCACCATGAAATTTGGAGTAAAGAAGGGATCCTGGAAGGCTATAGTACCACTTCGCTTGAAAGGGAAGTCCGTCGCACGTTTTGGTCTATTTCCCAAACCAAAGTCGGCCGATCATTGTTCTGGAAGTACACCAGTTTATCTCAATGTATATGACTTGACGCCTATGAATGGCTATGCATATTGGGCTGGTTTTGGTATCTTTCATTCTGGTGTGGAAGGTATAGTTGTTAATCACGTCATCCATTAAATGTTTGGTAAATCgtctatataaatattatggagACCTGTCACATACCTTGCTTTTATCAATATGTTAAAgatcatttttttttgacaaatatggcttatagccttacaagtaAGTATCTGTTCAAATAATTCTCGGagtgagccagggtcgaacccaggacctgggacgacagaggataagctcttAACCACTTGAGCTATTAGTTGAGTCCTAATTGTACAATTCTGATCCAAATCATATTGTTATGACTACCACAGGCAGTGAatttaaattacatatataacaCATTATTACGAGTATCTGATTGAGTTTCTACAGTTATTGGGTTTCGTCATCCAAGTTTAGTAAGGCAAGAAATGAGTAGAATAGTAGCGTCATGGTGTTCTCTGGTATcatttataaacataaataatgATGTGTTTCTTATCTGAGACTATATTGAGTATTGATTCGAATATACAGTATGTATTGATTCGAATATATGTTATCAATGTATTTAATATCTCCAGTAGTTCGAGTAATAGAGCTGAACACCACACTTTCTTATCTACTCTCTTTCTTATCAAGCTTCACTTTTTCTTACAATTCCTTGTATAATTCATGAATAAATTCTAGTAGTCATCGAAGTGTTCTTCTTTATCTACAATCTTAGTTACGGTGATGATAACATCTAGAAAAAGCTAAAAATTTCTTATGTGATTTGGAAGGGTGGGTCATTACTATTGAACTCAAGGtaaatgctttttttttttttttttgtcacagaaCTCAAGGTAAATGCTTGTTTGACATATTTACATGCCCTTGTATTCTTTATTGTTCTTTGAAGGCAAAGACTTGGTTCTACAATATTTACAAAACCTAGAGTTCCATATATAGTAGTGGCCACTAGCTCACTATCAATTGCTGATTACTTTGGGCATGCATTTGAATATTTGTTATGCCTATATCATGTATTTCCTTTTGCAGTCTCTGATTGATTTTACTTGTATTTTGACAGTTCATGGTGTTGAATATGCATTTGGTGCTCATGACTATCCGACCAGTGGTGTGTTTGAGGTTGAGCCCCGACAATGCCCAGGTTTCAAGTTTAGGAAGTCAATTTATATTGGGACTACATGTATGGATCCTGACCAGGTAAGGGAATTTATGGAGCATCACGCAGCAAGCTATAATGGCGATACTTATCACTTAATTGCCAAGAACTGCAATCATTTTTGCAAAGATATCTGCTACAAATTGACTGGGAAGCATATTCCGAAATGGGTGAATCGACTTGCAAAAATAGGTATATTTAGTCTCACCTTATTGGCATCATATATATCAGGGCATCTAGGAGAAAAGAATCTTCCTCATGACCTTTTATAGCTTGCAACTTTTAGGCACACTCTACAGCATTGTCTTAAGTGTCTATTTGATCTCGGTTTGCTTAGAGCTAGTCAAATATAGCCTTGGAAACTGCTGCTCAGAATGCTttaataatattcataatttaacTTTGCACTTTGCTTCCTTTTTACCTTTTGTTTTAGGTTCGATCTTCAATTTTGTACTACCTGAAGCCCTTAAAATTTCTGCGGTGGAACATGACCCCAATTACCAAGAATATGATAGTGACAAGAGGAGGCTAAGAAGTAGCTTCAGTAACTGCCTCTCTTCAATCTCAACAAGGCAGAAACAGTTATCTTCATCTTCGTTGTTTATACAGTCTCCATTAAAAGGCTGCTTACCAACATGGGAATTAAGTCGATCGAAGAAAATATGCTGAATGGATGggaaagattatatattagCAAGAGAAAGTGTCTCTTGAACTTGTGTTAGATAAGAGCTAGCTTCATGACCAAATGTTTTGATTGAATATTCATCAGCCTGTTCAATAGAAGGAATATTTGTAAATTGTACATTTATTATGCAGGCATTGGAAAGGTGCAGTTCACCACCAGCCACAGCCAGTGTCTTCTTTGCTTTGCTCTTATGGGACAGCGTTTTCGTTTTGCATGTAGTTTCTTTCCACATGTTTGTCTCTTATTATGGTCAAGGAAGAACAATTGACCAtaacataaacaaaaaaaaaagttcgcAATTATGTAGTTAGTAACTTACAACTAAATTGCACAAAATATGGTCATTAATCATGCCATGTCAAACTTAACAgagaaaaattaacaaaaatcaTGCTACGTCAATGTGGTCGATTATTATAGTTGATTTAAGATATAAAAAACACAGTTAGTCAAGACTTACTTATATCAATAAAtccaattataaaaaaaatgaaatgccTAATCCTTGCAAAGCATGTGGATTATAACTGTATTTTATATGGTTTGGAACAAAAATCTGTGATTATTAGAACAATTATTGTAAAATTAGTTGAACAACTTTTTTGCTTTATGAGAGCCTCTTAATGTGACTTAAAATGATaagtttggataattttgacttattaatgtcttatgaattattaaaaatataataataatactaaaatgtTTTTTAGATAATCTAtcacttataattaatttttattaaaaaaattaagtcactaaAATTATAACTCAAACTAAcagatattttttaatttaaagacaGGAACAATTTTAAAACTGGGACTTGAAACCCGGAGAAACAGCCACAGGCTCTAGGCGGGAACTAATCCAAGACCGTGTCATAAAAACAACAAACGCAATTTAAACGGCTAGATGCCACTAACCAGCTTCTTCATGATTCTGTTGCCAGTCATCTTTCAATCCGATGACTGTAGGAATTCTTCTATATCCGAAGTTTACCTTCAGGCATCGAGAGAAATTTTTTCTATAATTGATTTAAATCATTAAATATGATACCTAATAAATCATATGGACACTGTACATACTTTCAGTAATAAAGTAGATTTAACCACACAAGCACCCTTTCTAAGAGCAGCAAGATCATACACTGGAAATTAGAAGCTCTCCCTCAGTCTTGAGAAACACATCCAGCTAACTAACACCATAAACTTATGTAGCTGCTATAAACAGTCTCCACGAAAGTAGACGACACATACACCATGTTCAATGCAGAGGAACGAATATATTAGTATAACGCAAATGCGGGACTTACATGTTCCAAAATTACGAGGATTCAAATAATTGTT
This genomic window contains:
- the LOC108227653 gene encoding deSI-like protein At4g17486; the encoded protein is MKFGVKKGSWKAIVPLRLKGKSVARFGLFPKPKSADHCSGSTPVYLNVYDLTPMNGYAYWAGFGIFHSGVEVHGVEYAFGAHDYPTSGVFEVEPRQCPGFKFRKSIYIGTTCMDPDQVREFMEHHAASYNGDTYHLIAKNCNHFCKDICYKLTGKHIPKWVNRLAKIGSIFNFVLPEALKISAVEHDPNYQEYDSDKRRLRSSFSNCLSSISTRQKQLSSSSLFIQSPLKGCLPTWELSRSKKIC